AGCATCAGTGACATGGAATTGACCAATGAGCTCATGTAGCCGGAACCCAGCCCATTGTCACCGTTCAAGTCTTGATCCTCTTTTATGGCCCTTTGGAAGCTCTCGAAATCCGTCATCCACTCCTTAGCAAAGTCAGCCTTGCACACATCGGTCTTGTTGAAAACCACGATCATGGGTAGCTTGGTCTTGTACAGAATGGAACAGGCGTACAGCATGTTACTTATGAATGTAGTTGGAGATGAGTTTCTGGGCGTATCCACGATGTAGGCAATCACCGTGGGGAAGCTGGAGGCGAAGGATTCGGTAATGATGGCACCGGAAGCACTCCAAACAAAACATTCGATCTGACCCGGGGTGTCAATGATGCAGTTTTGGAACTTGTCCTGCTTCTGCTCCACCAGCTTGATCACTTGGTCAATCTTGGTGCTGAACAAGTTTAGACTGGTGACGATGGCTCCGTTAGGCCCTAGTTGGTAGTTCTCCATCACCTTCTTGTACTTGATGGAGTCTCTGATGTCGATGTTGGCACCATAAGGAACTCTCAACACTGCAGGATCGAGATTGATTACGTATGGTGGCGTTTTCTCTGCTCGCAAGTGAGAATTCAGCCTCTGCATGAAGGTCGTCTTGCCGGACCCGGCCATCCCAATACATATGATCGTGCTCAAACCCATTGTTGTCTTGTTCTTGGTTTTTTCACTTTGTGTATATGTGTTTGAGTGCGGTTTCTTCTGACTGGCTGTTCCTTGCTAAATAGAGCATCgcattgaaatttttttttcacttccGCGAAGAATTTGCTTACAAAGCTACCTAGGTGGCAGTAGTTATACAGGCTTCTATACATTACAGAGTGTACGTAGAGTGCGGAAGTGCGCACGGATCGCTCACATGTTCTTTTTGGCCTTGTCACGGTTGGCATAGATCATGGCGGTGAATGGCTCTTCCCAACGGAGGGCAATCTTGTACATGAAGTAAACTACAGCGGATACAACCAACCCAGCAGGCTTCCCCTTGTATAGAGCCATACCTAGGAAAGACAACGTAGAGCCCTGGTACATCGGATTGTCGGACACATTGAAGGGGAACCCAGTGACTCTTTCGTCCATCAGGATGCCGAAGTAGTCACCCAAGTATGTACCGGTGATGCCCAGCTTGTACATGGAGCTCAGAACAAGCACTTGGCCTGCACCAAAGAGCACCATGCCCAGCTTGGCCCAGTTTCCCCCAGTGATCAGAGAACATGTAGGCTGTTCACGCAATGCAGACTCGTAGACCATGTCTCTGATGATCCCTATGCAAAAAATGGTGGCCGCCAACATGTAACAGCCCTTCTTGGCACCACCACACATCTTGGTTAGAGAGTGCGTGTGGTACTCGATTCTG
Above is a window of Saccharomyces kudriavzevii IFO 1802 strain IFO1802 genome assembly, chromosome: 10 DNA encoding:
- the OPI3 gene encoding bifunctional phosphatidyl-N-methylethanolamine N-methyltransferase/phosphatidyl-N-dimethylethanolamine N-methyltransferase (similar to Saccharomyces cerevisiae OPI3 (YJR073C); ancestral locus Anc_1.526): MKESVQEIIQQLVQSVHFQSSKFQLAIMCTMFNPIFWNIVARIEYHTHSLTKMCGGAKKGCYMLAATIFCIGIIRDMVYESALREQPTCSLITGGNWAKLGMVLFGAGQVLVLSSMYKLGITGTYLGDYFGILMDERVTGFPFNVSDNPMYQGSTLSFLGMALYKGKPAGLVVSAVVYFMYKIALRWEEPFTAMIYANRDKAKKNM
- the NPA3 gene encoding GTPase NPA3 (similar to Saccharomyces cerevisiae NPA3 (YJR072C); ancestral locus Anc_1.523) is translated as MGLSTIICIGMAGSGKTTFMQRLNSHLRAEKTPPYVINLDPAVLRVPYGANIDIRDSIKYKKVMENYQLGPNGAIVTSLNLFSTKIDQVIKLVEQKQDKFQNCIIDTPGQIECFVWSASGAIITESFASSFPTVIAYIVDTPRNSSPTTFISNMLYACSILYKTKLPMIVVFNKTDVCKADFAKEWMTDFESFQRAIKEDQDLNGDNGLGSGYMSSLVNSMSLMLEEFYSQLDVVGVSSFTGDGFDEFMQCVDKKVDEYDQYYKQEREKALSLKKKKEELRKQKSLNGLMKDLGLNEGDSAAANKTANDNDSIDAISDLEEDANDGLVDRDEDEDVEREYTFPGEERTKGEVNENSAPDLQRRYQESMQQAGKAVSSETAENIAKYIRN